From the genome of Triticum aestivum cultivar Chinese Spring chromosome 1A, IWGSC CS RefSeq v2.1, whole genome shotgun sequence:
AGATCCTAacacaatatgtaggaaccaatatgagcatccaggtcccgctattggttattgaccagagagcatctcggtcatgtctacatatttctcaaacccatagggtccgcacgcttaacgttcgatgacgattttatatgagttatgtgatttggtgaccgaatgtcgtttgcagtcccggatgagatcacagacatgacgaggagctctggaatggtccgaaggtaagattgatatataggatgatagtattcggtcTTCGAAAGAGTTTCGAAATACACAGGATAATTATCAGATCAGCGGAAGGGGTTCTGGAAGGTCACGGGGGTTGTCGGGCCTAACGGGCCAAAaggagggagcacaccagcccacaagggggccgATGCACCCACCTCCTGGTCGTTGGCCCtaggaaaggaaaggggaggggctagCCCCCTCCCGTCTTTCTTCTCACATGGAAGAAGAAAGGAGAGGCGCCCTAGGGGCcgtcggccccctttccttcccccgcGTGCCAAGTAAGGAAGGGGGCGCACCTTGGCAGGCGCCCAAGGGCAGCCGCCggtccccttggggcgcgccctagactgcctcccctctccctccacctatatatatgagaggaggggaGGGGTGCCATACACCACGAATCCCCAGGCCGTGTggccgcgccccctctccctctagttcctcCTCCGCTCTAAATCTATTGtggttggcgaagccctgcggaaaccgtttcaccaccactgtcaccacgctatagtgctgccggaactcatctactacttctcccctcttgctggatcatgaagacgaggatgtcatcgaggtgaacgtgtgctgaactcggacgtgatgtacattcggtgcttgatcggaacGGATcgcgaaggtgtacgactacatcaaccgtgttgataaacgcttccattTAGCGATCTACATGgatatgtagatgctctccccctctcataggtatgcatcttcatggatagatcttgcgtatgcgtagaatttttttgttttcaatgcaacattccccaacactatCAAATTCAATCATATTCAACCACATCAAACATCAATgaacaattcaaaaaaaatatgaacatgACTAGGGTTCATCTACTAGATGAAATAGGGTTCTATCATATTCAACCATATCAAACATCATATTACTCCTAACTAAACAAACTTAAAACAAGAAAAATCaaaatctacttgatgaaatagGGTTCATCTTGTGTCGAATAATGCATCGAATCAAAAGGTTTTTCACTAAAAcgaattggagggattgagagagcttACTTTTCTTGTTTTGGAATCATCTCGATCCGCGAAAATGGTGGAGAAACAAAGAAGATTGGAGGGGGGAATGGAGGGGATGAGAGAGGCGCCTCCCTCTTTGTTCTTGCGGCCGCGCATAGGAGAAGATGGGGTCTCCACTGGTAGGGTTGCACAACCACCGCCAGGGTCCACGACGGTAGGGTGGATGGCAGGAGACGACTGCCATTTATTCGGGATGACGTGGATGAGTGGGCTACCGCCTAGAATTTGGGCGGTAGCCTGTATAACCCTACCGCCAGCGTCATCGGCGGTAGGAAAAAGGGTCAAATCACAAAACATTTTTAAACCGGGGTCAGATCCGGCTAAACTTTGCGCAAATGGTCAAAACACCAAAATCGGCTCCCGTAATCACCCGTAGGTCATGCGCCTGCAActtgtcaagccggtgacgaggcTTAGCGGTTGGCACGTCGTGCACCGTAGGTACTATTTCCTCGTCTTCGGCAGCATGCTGGCACTGACACACCCCTTTGGCTCTCGTGTGTGTATATATCTGATATGAAAAAAAATTGTGAAAAGTCAAAGAATTATGAAACTTTTTGAGGAACAAAATTGTCCTTCTTGTACTCGTATAAATAGATTCACCAAGGATTTACTTTCATGGCATTCTAGGTTGACAATAACAAGTTATTATTCACACTTTTTGTCCAGGGAATTTTGTTTGTTTTGCCCTGATTTCGACGGGAGCTTTCTCTTGGTGAAACTTTATATATGAATACAACATAAGGtcaagttttttaaaaaaaaagtttcAATTTTTTAACTTTCTTCTGGACTTACTATTTTTTTTTCATATCAGGTGCATATACACCCGAGAGCCAAAGGGTATTTCCCATACCGGCATGCCCTACTTGTCAAAACAAACTGTGGAGttaagattttgaaaaaaaaaagtaaCAAGCCATGAAGGACTAGTTTCTAGTAGATACCAATAGGTGCTAGACTAGAAATTATGGCAGCCGAGTAAATGCCAGTTACCACCCAGGAAACATTGTCATCAAGGATGAAAAGGATCAAACAGTACTGCTAGTAAGGCCGGTGAGATTCGGTCAAGTATATAAAAAGTTAACCATGCACATGTACACCCTGCAATAGTACAATCACTGTTGGGCTGTAGAGGGTGCTGGGACAGGTCAAATATATGTGTGGGGCTTTGTATTGGACATGACTATGCAACATGCCCACATGCATTATCCAAATAGTTTCTATCTGACACCTCAAAATACTTAAAACTGGAAAATTATTTATGGAAATTCTCTTGGAGCAAAGTTTGACCGCTGTGcttaatattttttgaaattttgattATGCTGATAATGACACCCTGATCTATTTACTGCGACCAACAAATtaagctactccctccatttctttttagtctgcatataagtttgtTCAAAGTCAAACAAAAaatcaagattcacaatatgaaatcaatattgttagatgcatcatgtaattaattttcataccatatatcTTTAGTATTGTAGACGTTGGTATTTTTTTCTACAAAGTTGGCCAAACTTTATAAAATTTCactttgatcaaatcttatatgcagactaaaaagaaacggagggagtactaaattgcCGCATTCGTGCTAAGTTTATGTGAAATTAGTCATCCTATATTCTCGCAAATAATAGTAGGGCATGAGATTATCAGCTAAAACAAGGTCAACTGTGCAACATAGGATTCTGATTTCTTTGCACCTCCATCTTTTTTTTTACATGACCTCCATCTAGTTTGTATCCTGAACAGTGCCGGAGctataaaagaaaggcccttcacaaaAAACTAGGAGTATCTCTTTTCAGGGTGAGGTTATGTGCTGCCCACTGCGAGTTCCACCAAGAGCACCTATTAGGCCGGCTTAGTAACCGTGCGCCATCTGACATCATTTTTGTTTTTCGTCCTTTCTTCCGTTTTTATTCacctttttgttttttcctttccttaaattttattttatatttcaaaGTATTCTCTACAAAAGTATATACAGTACAAAAAATGTCCTTGgaaattatccaaatatatatatatatatacattacaaaaattatttaaataatttaaaaaatgttaatcattcattttaaaatgttaaaatatgtatagaaaaatgttaatcatgtacacAGAAAATGTTTGTCAGATTTATAAATGCCACACGTTTGAAAAAGTATGCATGACATTTAAAAAATTTATACAATGTACGAAAAATTGTCCTAATAAGAGAAGTATCTTTCATACAATCATAAAAATGTACGTTATATTTTAAATAATGTCCgcaagtttcaaaaaatgtttttgtcaCATTTAAAGAAAAAGTGTCTACAATGTAAAAAAATGATTGCGTAATGCGAAAAAATGTTTCATACAGTTcaaaaaatgtatgtgacattCAAAGAAAAACTGCAGCACTTAAAAATATATTCATGATATTAAGAAACTGTTTGTAGAATGCAAAAAAAAATTCCCGCAGGTTCAAAAAATGTTTATTTCCAATAAAAACTGTAGGTgacattttgaaaaatattcacgtGTTTCCAAAAAAATCCATGGAAATTTCAAAGTGTTTATAGAATGTAAAAAAACATAATTGTGTAGTTTCAAAAAATTATTTATGCCATTAAAAACATGTTTCACGTATGCGCTAAAAATGTATATTGTGCAATGAGAAAAATTAGACATGTATTTGAAAAACAAAACCAATTAAAATTGACAAAATAATCAAAGAAAACAAAGGAAAAGCTAAAAGTATAACGGGGAATTAAAAATCGAAGAAAACCGTTGTAGAAAAACAATGGAAAAAAGAAAAACCTAGGAAAATCAGTGAACAAACGAAGAAAAAAGTAAAACgagaaaaagggaagaaaaccGAAGCACAGCGAGCGACCTAGGTTTTTGCGCATGACAAACCCTAATGAGCCCGCCCGATTCGCTCGCCCGTAGGCGATTCCTATTATATTTCTGCCGACACATAGCCCACGCGCTCTTTTAAGGGTGCGACTAGATGGCCGGCCCAATTTGCTGCCCCGGATTTGCTTAAAAAATAACCACCCACGGATTAGGTATTTCTTGGCCTTTTCCCGTTTTGTGCGTTTCTGGTTtttctatatttttattttttatttgtctggtttttctgttttatttttttgtttgttttcccttttcatattatatttttattatactataatatttttatttttcctttgtgATTTTTTCAACACTTTTTAAATTTGACTAACATTTTTAAAGATTTTTTAATACTTTTAAaaatttccaaacacttttgtttATTGTATGGACATATTAAAATAAAGCAAACATTTCACAGTTATGCAGAATTATTGTTTCAAAATGCACGTTTTTCTTCAAATTACGTGAACACTTTTCAAATTGAGTGATTTTTAAAAACATTGCATGAAGATTTTCCGAAATGCATGGTTATTATTTTTAAATAGGCAAGCCGTTTCCAAAATTTGTGAAGATTTATAGAAATGCACGAAAATATACATAAAAGTTTTAATTTACCTACTTCATTTTTTAAAAGATAAAAGTGAAACAAAGATTACTAGAAGAATGCAGGAAAAATGGAAAGGAACTAACTTGCAGATCGTACTACAACAGATTACGTGTCAGAGTACCCGGAAACTATGAAACGATCACAATGTCTCAAACACACGTGAAAATATGAATATTGcgtcccaaaagaaaaaaaaataaagaatATTTGCACCTTACTCCTTGAAAAATTAGGCGAGTGCCAAAGCAAATGACATCTATATCTATGTACAATACATGAGTGGCCTGGCATATGCATTATGTCGTACCATCAGACGAGGTTTTGCAAGAGGTGCACAAGAGCATCCGTGTAGTTCTCCGCGAGCTTCACCAGCGTGCCGGCCACCGCATCCGCCGCGCCCTCCAGCGCCTCCGTCAGCGCTTTGGCCGCCTCCTCGCTGCCGTCCCGTGCTGCCTCCATGAGCTCCACAACCGTAGACGCGGCGAACTCCACCGTGCCGGCCACCGCGCTCCAGAGCGACTCGAGAAACGCCGAGACGACGGCCACCGCCACGTCCCAAACTAGGCCGAAGACGAACTCGACCGCCGCTTCGAGCACGCCCTTGGTCGCGTTGAGCGCCGCGTCTGCCGCCTGTCCCGGCAGCCTGACCaggtcgacggcggcgacggcgaggagggcgAGGCCCCGGAAGAGCACTAGGGCGGCAAGCTCCAGGCAGGAGCCCAGAAGCCACAGAGCTAGTCTTACGAGCACGACGAGTGCCATGCATGCACTTACTAGTGGCACAAACAAATGTGGAGTGTCCCAAGTTTGGATTATTTGGTGGCCCTATGATGAGTACAATTTTTGTGTTGCTTGGAGTGCATGCCATGCAAGGAGAGGCGTCCAGGATGGGTGTTCCGTTCCTTGTAAGTTTTCTTTGAGAGCTTGGGTAGCCTTTTTATGAGGTGATGAGGTGGTGCCAACTCGTTGCTTCTAAGGTTTACTATGATCGTTGCTTGAATTTCGGTGCTTGAAATTCCATTTTCATGCGGTGCATGTGGTATAAGCTTTGAAAATCCCCAAAACTCCATAAACATGTGTGCTCTCACACATCGTTttatttaaacagaggcaaaaacttTTGGAACATGATTGATCTCGAATACTTTGCACGGCAATGCTCCACATGAAGCCTCGTTATTTACCGTGGCATGAATAGTTGAGTGCAAAGAGTAGAcattgcaaaaaaataaaataaaaaatccaTGCGTTACTCTCGTTCCAGATTTGCCAGGAGATGAGCATTTGCAACGACATCAACGCTTTTATCCGATGGCCATGGTGTGTGACGGACGATCACCTTTAGCTAGAAGTTTGCAAGTTGGCCCAATCCTCCAAAGATGCGTACTCAAGGCGAAGCCAATATCACACCAAATACAGATTGAGAACCGGCAACAAAACATGAGGTGTGCAGCAGGCTCCGACACCCTATTGCACAACTTCAATAGCCCACAGTTTGGCAAACTCTGGCTATGAAGGCGGTTAGCTATACAACTTTTATTTTGAAAGATTAGCCACATGAAGAACTTGATTTTTGGGGACGAACAATTGTTCCAAACTGCTGATTTCATGACTGTCAGAGTGAGCCCCTCAAACTGGGCCTTGTACACAGATTTCGATGAGCAGGAGCCCGAGGCAATGAGCTTCCAAAGTATGGCATCCGGGAGACCGGGACTTCATTATTTAGGTGTACCTCATTAAGAAGATCCCAAAGGGAGAAAAACTCCATGATGTGCTTCACATCCAATCTTGCTGATATGTCAATCTTGTTGATCCATTCATCTCCCATAAGAGCTTCAA
Proteins encoded in this window:
- the LOC123089777 gene encoding uncharacterized protein; this translates as MALVVLVRLALWLLGSCLELAALVLFRGLALLAVAAVDLVRLPGQAADAALNATKGVLEAAVEFVFGLVWDVAVAVVSAFLESLWSAVAGTVEFAASTVVELMEAARDGSEEAAKALTEALEGAADAVAGTLVKLAENYTDALVHLLQNLV